One segment of Accipiter gentilis chromosome 26, bAccGen1.1, whole genome shotgun sequence DNA contains the following:
- the LOC126051087 gene encoding inositol 1,4,5-trisphosphate receptor-interacting protein-like 1, with protein sequence MAVTAFLIPALLGIVQNILRLGEVLHVATHKLMQQLAQQLSWKMSQLLRDMEQTLEQIGVVRKVLLLATFQQWCFWASALGAGVVLLLLCLCWRTRKRSREPGSTCKQGSPGGEGEEEEEEEEGEVEEDDDDDDDDAGDTGDLGRCVVDHSQWPAPYMADTCKLVEELVDELLSACRRLSGNSFKPRLQPAIGVGCVYEAWTARENNVLYRLLVPLQPPPGHAFCLEPATAKEMLTSDSCLRVQLRCMCMREWLVEEVLCFLHHSEDELKRQDPSLLSTLCANSYLDVQKTASWFQMLVKNAWELMPQSHHCQLTVLPTARSCKIRLTNGQETLSIQMIFGVPLDDDGNSFLSLE encoded by the coding sequence atggctgtCACTGCCttcctcatcccagctctgctgggcattGTCCAGAACATACTGCGGCTGGGGGAAGTCCTGCATGTGGCCACACACAAGCTCATGCAGCAGCTCgcacagcagctgagctggaagaTGAGTCAGCTGCTGCGGGATATggagcagaccctggagcagatcGGGGTGGTCAGGAAAGTCCTGCTCCTCGCTACCTTCCAACAATGGTGCTTCTGGGCCTCTGCTCTTGGGGCAGGAGTCGtgctcctgctcctgtgcctctgctggAGAACCAGAAAAAGGAGCCGTGAGCCAGGAAGCACCTGCAAGCAGGGCAGCCCTGGAGGtgaaggcgaggaggaggaggaggaagaggagggagaggtagaagaagatgacgatgatgatgacGACGACGCTGGTGACACAGGGGATCTCGGCAGATGTGTGGTCGATCACAGCCAGTGGCCAGCGCCGTACATGGCTGACACGTgcaagctggtggaggagctggtaGACGAGCTTCTGAGCGCCTGCCGAAGACTCTCGGGGAATAGCTTCAAGCCACGGCTGCAGCCAGCCATTGGGGTGGGCTGTGTCTATGAAGCGTGGACTGCCCGGGAGAACAATGTCCTCTACCGCCTGctcgtgcccctgcagcctccacCCGGGCACGCCTTCTGCTTGGAGCCGGCCACCGCAAAGGAGATGCTGACCAGCGACTCCTGCCTCCGTGTCCAGCTACGGTGCATGTGCATGAGGGAGTGGCTGGTGGAGGAAGTACTATGCTTCCTCCACCACAGTGAGGATGAGCTGAAAAGGCAAGACCCCAGCCTCCTCAGCACCCTTTGCGCCAATTCGTACTTAGACGTTCAGAAAACCGCCTCCTGGTTCCAGATGCTGGTGAAAAACGCCTGGGAGCTTATGCCCCAGTCACACCACTGCCAGCTGACAGTGCTGCCTACTGCACGCTCCTGCAAGATCAGGCTGACAAACGGACAGGAAACCCTGTCCATTCAGATGATTTTTGGGGTGCCGCTGGACGACGACGGcaactccttcctgagccttgAGTAG